In Silene latifolia isolate original U9 population chromosome X, ASM4854445v1, whole genome shotgun sequence, the following proteins share a genomic window:
- the LOC141620381 gene encoding uncharacterized protein LOC141620381, which yields MIKFNVSTLVISMLFIIFEVILPGSSTDVKFDIPELNGDNYKVWKERMLLQLGWLDIDYAIRKDEPPKVTKESTKEAIDLYEKWEKSNRLSIMFIKTRMCASIRGSVDQHTKVKDLIKAVDEQFATSDKLLLVP from the coding sequence ATGATTAAGTTTAACGTCTCAACTTTGGTAATAAGCATGTTATTCATTATATTTGAAGTAATTTTACCTGGGAGTTCTACTGATGTTAAATTTGACATTCCTGAATTGAATGGTGATAACTATAAGGTCTGGAAAGAGAGAATGTTACTGCAGTTGGGATGGTTAGATATTGATTATGCTATTCGGAAAGACGAACCACCTAAAGTAACTAAAGAAAGCACTAAAGAAGCAATTGATCTTTATGAAAAGTGGGAGAAATCTAATCGTCTCTCCATTATGTTCATAAAGACCAGAATGTGTGCTAGTATTCGTGGTTCTGTCGATCAGCATACTAAAGTTAAAGATCTAATTAAGGCCGTCGATGAGCAGTTTGCAACTTCTGATAAGCTCTTGCTAGTACCTTAA
- the LOC141620382 gene encoding secreted RxLR effector protein 161-like: MHNSKPIDTPVEKGKTLSLDQCPKTDSEKKQMSNVPYASAIGSLMYAMLCTRPDICYAVGLVIRFQSNPGPAHWQGVKKIMRYLRGTSDLVLCFQGGDLRLKGYSDADWGGDLDESKSTSGYAFILSGGAISWCSKKQDCIALSTMEVEYVATSLVVQEALWLRCFLQDLKLTPKVDEPVEMFCDNTAAIGFA; this comes from the coding sequence ATGCATAATTCCAAACCCATTGACACTCCAGTTGAAAAGGGTAAAACTTTAAGCCTTGATCAATGTCCTAAAACAGATTCAGAAAAGAAGCAAATGAGCAATGTTCCATATGCTAGTGCGATTGGTAGTTTGATGTATGCCATGTTATGTACACGGCCGGACATCTGCTATGCGGTTGGCTTGGTGATTCGTTTCCAAAGCAACCCAGGACCTGCGCACTGGCAAGGAGTCAAGAAAATTATGCGTTATCTTCGTGGTACAAGTGATCTAGTCCTATGTTTTCAAGGTGGAGACTTGAGGCTAAAGGGTTATTCGGATGCCGATTGGGGTGGTGATTTAGATGAATCTAAATCGACCTCAGGATATGCTTTTATCCTTAGTGGAGGCGCAATATCCTGGTGCAGTAAGAAGCAAGATTGTATTGCTTTGTCGACTATGGAAGTAGAGTATGTCGCTACTAGCCTTGTCGTTCAAGAGGCATTGTGGCTAAGGTGTTTTCTCCAGGATCTGAAACTTACTCCTAAAGTTGATGAACCTGTTGAAATGTTTTGTGACAATACTGCTGCTATCGGGTTTGCCTAA